The Pseudochaenichthys georgianus chromosome 24, fPseGeo1.2, whole genome shotgun sequence genome includes a region encoding these proteins:
- the rpl7l1 gene encoding 60S ribosomal protein L7-like 1 yields MAETESKKVIKLVPEYLLKKRKAYQAIKATQAKIALLEKRKISKGKPLKFKRLEDFLKDSHRKHRDETRIQRSQQRPPGPLPPAKNRLAFAVRIREIKGVSPKVMKMVHMLRLRKIFSGTFVKINKTSVAMMKMLEPYVAWGFPNLKSVRELILKRGQTRVGRRRVPLTDNTFIEQHMGKHGIICLEDLIHEIYLVGKGFRAANNFLLPFKLSVARHAAKDKAGLLKELGNPGFRNTDINAIVRQLN; encoded by the exons ATGGCCGAAACTGA GTCCAAGAAGGTGATCAAGTTGGTTCCTGAGTATCTGCTGAAGAAGAGGAAAGCATACCAGGCCATCAAAGCCACTCAGGCTAAGATAGCACTGCTCGAGAAGAGAAAG ATATCAAAAGGAAAACCATTAAAGTTCAAACGATTAGAAGATTTCTTGAAAGACAGCCACAGGAAGCATCGTGATGAAACTCGCATCCAGAGGAGTCAGCAGCGGCCCCCCGGGCCCCTGCCCCCTGCCAAGAACAGGCTGGCCTTCGCTGTGCGCATCAGAGA GATTAAAGGTGTCAGTCCAAAGGTGATGAAGATGGTTCACATGTTGAGGCTGAGGAAGATCTTCAGCGGGACCTTTGTCAAAATCAACAAGACCTCGGTAGCAATGATGAAGATGCTGGAGCCTTATGTGGCCTGGGG TTTTCCCAACTTGAAGTCTGTTCGTGAGCTCATCCTGAAGAGAGGACAGACTAGGGTGGGCCGGAGGAGAGTTCCTCTCACAGACAACACCTTCATTGAGCAGCACATGG GTAAACATGGTATCATCTGTTTGGAGGACTTGATTCACGAGATCTACTTGGTTGGTAAAGGCTTCCGGGCTGCAAACAACTTCCTGTTGCCGTTCAAGCTGTCAGTGGCTCGTCACGCTGCCAAGGATAAGGCTGGGCTTCTGAAGGAACTGGGAAATCCTGGATTTCGCAACACAGACATTAATGCTATCGTCAGACAACTCAACTGA